The proteins below come from a single Vibrio diazotrophicus genomic window:
- a CDS encoding SulP family inorganic anion transporter, producing MSGRFLTVLVRCFPFIAWLPQVKMDVVKADLLAGLTGAVIVMPQGVAYAMIAGLPPEYGLYTAIIPAILAALFGSSNHLISGPTAALSVIVFSTISQFADTGTPFYIQLCLTLTFCAGIVQLLMGVMRIGAVVNFVSHSVVIGFTAGAAVVITVSQLRHVLGLDYSSANTAIENLWLVILHLNQLQVFSLLIALITIASCIVAKRLLPAIPNMLVAMLASVLLALLLTQIGIHIDYVDQIQSSTLQLSAPELDSAIIGELSGGILAVALLGLVEAISIGRAVALKSKQRIDSNQEFIGQGISNLVGAFFSCYMSSGSFTRSGVNFSSGARTPLAAVFAGLILLLLMPVMAEYVSYIPLAGMGGILLVVAYNLVDIPYIRSIIQQDKKESAVLMTTFVAAIVLHLELSIYVGIMMSMFFYLRRTSRPVVDKVTPTELDIDEASFPDTQIVRINGSIYFGCVEHLHRELDSIKAQRLIILGKGINFIDHLGVQMLAELSTQGNREIYFCHFKANAKQALLHGSSVFKETHFSERLTPLLAGWRIDVH from the coding sequence ATGAGCGGTCGGTTTCTAACAGTTTTAGTTCGTTGTTTCCCTTTTATTGCTTGGTTGCCGCAAGTAAAAATGGACGTTGTAAAAGCGGATTTATTAGCGGGATTAACGGGCGCTGTGATCGTTATGCCTCAAGGTGTAGCGTATGCAATGATTGCCGGCCTTCCTCCTGAATATGGTTTATATACTGCAATCATTCCCGCCATTCTGGCGGCTCTATTTGGTTCTTCAAACCATTTGATTTCTGGGCCAACCGCCGCTTTGTCCGTCATTGTCTTCAGTACTATCAGCCAGTTTGCTGATACAGGAACGCCATTCTATATCCAGCTATGCCTTACTCTGACCTTCTGCGCTGGCATAGTACAGCTTTTGATGGGCGTGATGAGAATAGGAGCCGTAGTCAATTTTGTTTCTCATTCGGTTGTGATCGGATTTACAGCCGGAGCCGCGGTTGTGATTACCGTTAGCCAATTGAGACATGTACTCGGTTTAGACTACTCTTCGGCAAATACTGCGATTGAAAACCTGTGGTTGGTAATACTGCACCTTAACCAACTTCAGGTTTTCTCATTACTTATCGCTCTGATCACCATCGCAAGCTGTATTGTAGCAAAGCGATTATTGCCTGCCATTCCAAATATGTTAGTCGCGATGTTGGCGTCTGTGCTTTTGGCTCTTTTGCTTACTCAAATTGGTATTCACATCGATTACGTAGACCAAATTCAAAGCTCAACGCTCCAGCTGTCAGCACCAGAACTCGATTCAGCAATTATCGGAGAACTGTCCGGTGGGATTCTAGCGGTTGCATTATTAGGTCTGGTTGAAGCCATCTCAATTGGTCGTGCAGTGGCGTTGAAATCAAAACAACGTATAGACAGCAATCAAGAGTTCATCGGGCAGGGTATTTCAAACCTAGTGGGGGCATTCTTCTCTTGCTATATGTCTTCAGGTTCTTTTACCCGTAGCGGCGTGAATTTTAGTAGCGGAGCCAGAACTCCCTTAGCAGCAGTCTTTGCGGGGTTAATTCTGTTATTGCTGATGCCAGTGATGGCTGAGTATGTCAGCTATATTCCGCTCGCTGGTATGGGAGGCATCTTATTAGTTGTTGCCTATAACCTCGTTGATATTCCCTACATACGTTCGATCATTCAACAAGATAAGAAAGAGTCCGCAGTTCTAATGACTACTTTTGTTGCTGCAATCGTCTTGCACTTAGAGCTCTCTATTTACGTGGGCATCATGATGTCGATGTTTTTTTATCTTAGAAGAACTTCTCGGCCAGTGGTCGACAAAGTAACCCCAACTGAGCTGGATATTGATGAAGCCAGTTTTCCGGACACGCAGATCGTCAGAATCAATGGTTCTATTTACTTCGGCTGTGTAGAACACCTGCATAGAGAGCTGGATTCGATCAAGGCGCAGCGACTCATCATTTTAGGAAAAGGGATCAACTTTATTGACCACCTTGGTGTGCAAATGCTGGCTGAACTCTCCACACAAGGAAATCGAGAAATCTATTTCTGCCACTTTAAAGCGAACGCTAAACAAGCATTGCTCCATGGTTCTTCCGTTTTCAAAGAAACCCATTTCTCTGAACGCCTAACGCCGCTTTTGGCGGGGTGGCGTATAGATGTGCATTGA
- a CDS encoding ketopantoate reductase family protein — protein sequence MKFAMIGAGGIGCYYAAKLVNAGHDVVFVARGEHLKALQQQGLEITHPDFFFSAPVSATDIQGLCDDYNGNDFDLLILASKGSTTSSMMDQMKPWLDACDTPVLSIQNGVMNEGIIANTVGLKRTIGGLAIRIGAHALEPGKIEATGKAQIDFGAWPSESANPHLKDFLCELGSVFDSADIPNQLYEDVSYALWRKLLINNAINPITALTMKDTQTVTKDPVLKQAVYKIMQETARAARCANVNMTEDDVAEMFSLICEFDAIKTSMLVDREKGRPMEIQEICGPVIDYCRQAGDPATTTELICHLLQHASDQMIEA from the coding sequence TTGAAATTCGCAATGATCGGTGCAGGTGGTATTGGTTGCTACTATGCGGCAAAGCTAGTTAATGCAGGACACGATGTTGTTTTTGTTGCCAGAGGTGAACATTTAAAAGCGTTACAGCAACAAGGTCTTGAGATAACACATCCAGATTTTTTCTTTTCGGCCCCCGTTTCGGCTACCGATATTCAAGGGCTTTGTGATGATTACAACGGCAATGATTTTGATTTGCTAATTCTTGCATCAAAAGGCAGCACAACCAGCTCAATGATGGATCAAATGAAGCCATGGCTTGATGCGTGCGATACTCCTGTTTTGTCCATTCAAAACGGCGTGATGAATGAAGGCATTATCGCCAATACGGTTGGATTAAAACGCACCATTGGCGGACTGGCAATACGAATCGGAGCCCATGCTCTGGAACCCGGAAAGATAGAAGCGACAGGCAAGGCACAAATCGATTTCGGCGCGTGGCCATCAGAATCTGCAAACCCACACCTGAAAGATTTCCTTTGCGAACTTGGCTCAGTTTTCGACTCTGCAGATATTCCAAATCAGCTTTATGAAGATGTAAGTTATGCGTTGTGGCGTAAACTGCTCATAAACAACGCGATAAACCCAATTACCGCTTTAACAATGAAAGATACTCAAACCGTCACAAAAGACCCAGTATTGAAACAAGCCGTTTATAAGATCATGCAAGAAACAGCAAGAGCGGCAAGGTGTGCGAATGTGAATATGACTGAAGATGATGTAGCAGAGATGTTTAGTCTTATCTGTGAGTTTGATGCTATCAAAACATCCATGTTGGTCGACCGAGAAAAAGGACGCCCAATGGAGATCCAAGAGATCTGCGGCCCGGTAATAGACTACTGTCGGCAAGCTGGTGACCCAGCAACTACCACAGAATTAATTTGCCATCTGTTACAGCATGCCAGTGATCAAATGATCGAAGCCTAA
- a CDS encoding porin, translating into MNIKPLAAVVSLLAAGSVAAGEIYATDTNTVELSGWAKATGLYVKADQAEKETHVFTDAHLKAKATHFLNEETKVIGSFAINTGDSAGDRTAKFEDIKLEFDHSGFGNLSLGDTGNSFGSIEKAKSGEGANLYIVGQGGVDGQGIRYKKTIDKLELSANYETDSESSNDSNYALSANYKADNFSAAIAYGSDGDEADSMGVAADLTLGSLKLAAGYISFENAKSLKANDSVELKLDLPNDGDTYSVAATYTIDVIRIYGSLQYAEGNYQGNSFDAQTAYLGLGYDVTKEFKTDFVLQTGEIEKAGVEEDGHAVKFVAKYSF; encoded by the coding sequence ATGAACATCAAACCATTAGCAGCAGTGGTATCTCTTTTAGCAGCAGGTTCTGTAGCGGCAGGCGAAATCTACGCTACTGACACAAATACAGTTGAACTTTCAGGTTGGGCTAAAGCTACTGGTCTATACGTAAAGGCAGACCAAGCAGAAAAAGAAACTCATGTTTTTACTGATGCGCACCTAAAAGCGAAAGCAACACACTTCCTTAATGAAGAGACTAAAGTAATCGGTTCATTTGCAATCAATACTGGCGACAGCGCTGGTGACAGAACAGCAAAGTTCGAAGACATCAAACTGGAATTTGATCACAGTGGCTTTGGCAACCTATCTCTAGGTGACACAGGTAATTCATTTGGCTCAATTGAAAAAGCGAAATCTGGTGAAGGTGCAAACCTATACATCGTTGGACAAGGTGGCGTTGACGGCCAGGGTATCCGTTATAAGAAAACGATTGATAAACTAGAATTATCAGCTAACTATGAAACTGATAGCGAATCTAGCAACGATTCAAACTACGCTCTTTCTGCAAACTACAAAGCTGATAACTTCTCTGCGGCAATTGCGTATGGTTCAGACGGTGATGAAGCAGATTCAATGGGTGTAGCTGCAGACCTAACTCTTGGTTCGCTAAAACTTGCTGCAGGTTACATTTCTTTTGAAAATGCAAAATCGTTGAAAGCAAACGATAGTGTTGAGCTAAAGCTTGATCTACCTAACGATGGCGACACTTACTCTGTTGCAGCGACTTATACTATCGACGTAATCCGAATCTATGGTTCTCTGCAATATGCAGAAGGTAACTACCAAGGTAACTCGTTTGACGCTCAAACAGCATATCTAGGTCTTGGTTACGACGTAACTAAAGAATTCAAAACTGACTTCGTTCTACAAACTGGTGAAATCGAAAAAGCTGGCGTTGAAGAAGACGGTCATGCAGTTAAATTTGTAGCAAAATACTCGTTCTAA
- a CDS encoding glycoside hydrolase family 88 protein codes for MTEKVFLRPLPSALDEQSVVNHLPTVVESIRRNIAKIGERNPKIGTATHQWDYCDQFDWVSSFWTGELWLSYQMTGQEVFKNSAKLRKSYFANMLLDPFWLDHDLGFQYSLSCVADYKLTEDEESKMMALRAADHLIHRFRKIGGYIVAWNDTHPLGPEVTLGKSIIDSLQNTALLFWASEITGSPVYANAAKRHSETLAKHIVRDDFSTYHSFNFDPITQQPLKGETFQGYADDSCWARGQSWAIHGFAQTYLYTKDEQFLTLAKKLAKYATDHITDDGVPVWDYLLPNHEIQYKDSSAGAITAAGLLLIAQCIEDEQEAKMYRDWGLYLLQGLMKQCDLTHDESALGLLAHGASFVKVGLCDNMLPYGDYYYLEALMRANGYQNFFW; via the coding sequence ATGACCGAGAAAGTATTTCTACGCCCATTGCCATCAGCGTTAGACGAGCAAAGTGTCGTTAATCATTTACCAACTGTTGTGGAATCGATTCGTCGCAATATCGCTAAAATTGGTGAGCGCAACCCTAAGATAGGTACGGCAACTCATCAGTGGGACTACTGCGATCAATTCGATTGGGTTTCGTCATTCTGGACTGGCGAATTATGGCTGAGTTACCAAATGACAGGGCAAGAGGTATTCAAGAACAGTGCAAAACTGCGTAAGAGCTATTTTGCCAATATGCTGCTGGATCCATTCTGGCTCGACCATGACTTAGGCTTTCAATACAGTCTTAGCTGTGTCGCAGATTACAAACTTACTGAAGATGAAGAATCGAAAATGATGGCGTTGAGAGCCGCTGATCATTTGATTCACCGCTTCAGAAAAATTGGTGGCTATATCGTGGCATGGAATGATACCCATCCACTCGGCCCTGAAGTGACGCTGGGCAAGTCAATTATCGACTCTTTACAAAATACAGCATTGCTATTCTGGGCTTCTGAAATTACAGGATCACCTGTTTATGCAAATGCGGCAAAGCGTCACAGCGAGACGCTAGCGAAACATATTGTCCGAGATGATTTCTCTACCTATCACTCTTTCAACTTCGATCCCATTACTCAGCAACCTTTGAAAGGTGAAACGTTCCAAGGCTATGCGGATGACTCTTGCTGGGCGCGTGGTCAGTCTTGGGCTATTCATGGTTTTGCTCAGACATACTTGTATACAAAAGATGAGCAGTTTTTAACGCTGGCAAAGAAACTGGCTAAGTACGCAACTGATCATATTACCGATGATGGTGTACCCGTGTGGGATTACCTGCTTCCAAATCATGAAATTCAATACAAAGACAGCTCTGCTGGAGCCATTACTGCAGCCGGTTTACTGCTTATCGCTCAATGTATTGAAGACGAACAAGAAGCAAAAATGTATCGAGACTGGGGATTGTACCTACTTCAAGGACTGATGAAGCAGTGTGACCTAACTCATGATGAAAGTGCGCTTGGTCTGCTGGCTCATGGGGCATCTTTTGTCAAAGTGGGTCTATGCGACAACATGCTTCCTTATGGTGACTACTACTACTTAGAAGCGTTAATGCGTGCGAACGGATATCAGAACTTCTTCTGGTAA
- the galT gene encoding galactose-1-phosphate uridylyltransferase: MKATQFDEIEHPHRRYNPLLGEWVLVSPHRAKRPWSGQQEMPATEVSTSYDKSCFLCAGNERINGDVNPNYTGTFVFKNDFAALTDDTPEKDSTDDPLFKLQSAKGESRVICFSPDHSRTLAELSHTEIEQVIATWIKETNSLSKRYPWVQIFENKGETMGCSQPHPHGQIWANSFIPTIVSKKDHHQRDYFDKQGSPLLHDYVQRELMHKERVVVETEHWAVVVPYWAGWPFETLVLPKTKVSRITDLSEEQQADLSIALKEITTRYDNLFQCSFPYCMGWHGAPFSLGDNSDHWQVHASFLPPLLRSATVRKFMVGYEMFAESQRDLTPEQAAEKLRAVSNVHYREK, from the coding sequence ATGAAAGCAACCCAGTTTGATGAAATTGAACATCCCCATCGCCGTTACAACCCTTTGTTGGGTGAATGGGTGTTGGTTTCTCCACATCGAGCGAAGCGACCTTGGAGTGGGCAACAAGAAATGCCGGCAACAGAGGTTTCAACCAGTTATGACAAGTCATGCTTTTTATGTGCAGGGAATGAGCGAATTAATGGAGATGTGAATCCAAACTATACGGGTACGTTTGTATTTAAAAATGATTTTGCTGCGTTAACAGATGACACGCCGGAAAAGGATTCGACGGATGATCCGTTATTTAAGCTTCAAAGTGCCAAAGGAGAAAGCCGAGTTATCTGTTTTTCTCCAGATCACAGTCGCACATTGGCAGAGCTTTCTCACACTGAAATCGAGCAAGTAATTGCAACCTGGATTAAAGAAACGAACAGCTTAAGTAAGCGTTATCCGTGGGTTCAGATTTTTGAGAACAAAGGTGAAACCATGGGATGTTCGCAGCCTCATCCGCATGGACAGATTTGGGCAAACAGTTTCATTCCTACCATAGTGAGTAAAAAAGACCATCACCAAAGGGACTATTTTGACAAACAGGGTTCGCCGTTACTGCATGACTATGTTCAGCGCGAACTGATGCATAAAGAACGAGTTGTCGTAGAGACAGAACATTGGGCGGTGGTGGTGCCATATTGGGCAGGCTGGCCTTTTGAAACACTTGTTCTGCCAAAAACAAAAGTGAGTCGCATCACTGATCTCTCTGAAGAGCAGCAAGCCGATTTGTCTATAGCTCTTAAAGAGATCACTACCCGTTATGACAATTTGTTCCAGTGTTCTTTCCCTTACTGCATGGGTTGGCATGGTGCGCCTTTCTCCTTGGGAGACAACAGTGACCATTGGCAAGTGCATGCTTCATTTTTACCTCCTCTTTTACGTAGCGCGACGGTAAGAAAATTCATGGTGGGTTATGAGATGTTTGCTGAATCTCAGAGAGATTTAACGCCAGAGCAAGCCGCAGAAAAACTCCGCGCTGTAAGCAATGTTCATTACCGAGAAAAATAA